A genomic stretch from Georgenia muralis includes:
- the nudC gene encoding NAD(+) diphosphatase produces MRADLPLARSTVDPDAVSRSRPGLVTALAGEAGTRVLLLRHGHLALRGTALDLRPAAELPALDPEHAVYLGRDQDGAYLALTLPEDLGDERDLDGVPVVGDAALVDLVAGLTFGHLRDVGDSLGDRDAGLATTAVAVASWHARHPRCPRCGELTEVVDAGWVRRCPADHSLHYPRTDPAVIMAVTDGRDRILLGHAAHWPQRRFSTLAGYVEPGESVEAAVRREVLEEAGVVVTDVEFVASQPWPFPASLMLGFRARLAEADPVVQVDAEEITEARLFTRAELRAAVEAGEVLLPTRASIALALIEDWYGDTLRH; encoded by the coding sequence GTGCGCGCCGACCTCCCCCTCGCCCGGTCCACCGTCGACCCCGACGCCGTCTCGCGGTCGCGGCCGGGGCTCGTCACCGCCCTCGCCGGCGAGGCCGGCACGCGTGTGCTCCTCCTGCGCCACGGGCACCTCGCGCTGCGCGGGACCGCGCTGGACCTGCGGCCGGCCGCCGAGCTCCCGGCCCTGGACCCCGAGCACGCGGTGTACCTCGGTCGCGACCAGGACGGCGCCTACCTCGCGCTGACCCTCCCCGAGGACCTCGGCGACGAGCGTGACCTCGACGGGGTGCCCGTCGTCGGCGACGCCGCCCTCGTCGACCTCGTCGCGGGGCTGACCTTCGGGCACCTGCGCGACGTCGGGGACTCCCTCGGTGACCGGGACGCCGGGCTGGCCACCACAGCCGTCGCCGTGGCGTCCTGGCACGCCCGTCACCCCCGGTGCCCGCGGTGCGGGGAGCTGACCGAGGTCGTCGACGCGGGCTGGGTGCGGCGCTGCCCCGCGGACCACTCCCTGCACTACCCCCGCACGGACCCCGCCGTCATCATGGCCGTCACCGACGGCCGCGACCGCATCCTCCTCGGCCACGCCGCCCACTGGCCGCAGCGGCGGTTCTCCACCCTCGCCGGCTACGTCGAGCCGGGCGAGTCGGTCGAGGCGGCGGTGCGGCGCGAGGTCCTCGAGGAGGCCGGGGTCGTCGTGACCGACGTCGAGTTCGTCGCCTCCCAGCCGTGGCCCTTCCCGGCCTCCCTCATGCTGGGCTTCCGCGCCCGCCTCGCCGAGGCGGACCCGGTGGTGCAGGTCGACGCCGAGGAGATCACGGAGGCGCGCCTGTTCACGCGGGCGGAGCTGCGGGCGGCGGTGGAGGCGGGGGAGGTCCTCCTGCCCACCCGGGCCTCGATCGCCCTGGCCCTCATCGAGGACTGGTACGGCGACACGCTGCGGCACTGA
- the mnmA gene encoding tRNA 2-thiouridine(34) synthase MnmA, with the protein MRVLAALSGGVDSAVAAARALDAGHDVVGVHMALSRSPAQHRTGSRGCCSIEDAGDARRAADVLGIPYYVWDLSEEFEETVVADFLDEYAAGRTPNPCVRCNEHIKFSALLDRGLALGFDAVVTGHYARITEATGPAGPRRELHRSADPLKDQSYVLAVMGPERLARSIFPLGDAPSKDHVRAEAAARGLSVSAKPDSYDICFVADGDTQGFLRSRLGARPGAVVDPDGAVLGRHEGAYAFTVGQRKGLGLPGPAPDGRPRYVLEVRPASNEVVVGPAELLSVDDLTATATVWLADDVPAGAWTGAEVQVRAHGEPVPARVRRTGDELRAHLERPLRGIAPGQSLVVYAGTRVLGQATLARAGRLGAASRAG; encoded by the coding sequence ATGCGCGTCCTCGCGGCCCTGTCCGGCGGGGTGGACTCCGCCGTCGCGGCGGCACGTGCGCTCGACGCCGGGCACGACGTCGTCGGTGTCCACATGGCCCTGTCCCGCTCCCCGGCCCAGCACCGCACCGGCTCGCGCGGCTGCTGCTCCATCGAGGACGCCGGCGACGCCCGCCGGGCGGCCGACGTCCTGGGCATCCCCTACTACGTGTGGGACCTCTCCGAGGAGTTCGAGGAGACGGTCGTGGCGGACTTCCTCGACGAGTACGCCGCCGGGCGCACCCCCAACCCGTGCGTGCGCTGCAACGAGCACATCAAGTTCTCGGCCCTGCTCGACCGCGGCCTCGCCCTCGGCTTCGACGCCGTGGTGACCGGGCACTACGCGCGCATCACCGAGGCCACCGGCCCCGCCGGCCCCCGCCGCGAGCTCCACCGCTCCGCCGACCCCCTCAAGGACCAGTCGTACGTGCTGGCGGTCATGGGCCCCGAGCGCCTCGCCCGCTCGATCTTCCCCCTCGGGGACGCCCCGTCGAAGGACCACGTGCGGGCCGAGGCCGCCGCCCGCGGCCTGAGCGTCTCCGCGAAGCCGGACTCCTACGACATCTGTTTCGTCGCCGACGGCGACACCCAGGGCTTCCTGCGCTCGCGGCTCGGCGCCCGGCCCGGCGCCGTCGTCGACCCCGACGGCGCCGTCCTGGGCCGGCACGAGGGGGCCTACGCGTTCACCGTCGGCCAGCGCAAGGGCCTGGGTCTGCCCGGCCCGGCCCCCGACGGGCGGCCCCGCTACGTCCTGGAGGTCCGGCCCGCGTCGAACGAGGTGGTCGTCGGGCCCGCCGAGCTGCTCAGCGTCGACGACCTGACCGCCACCGCCACGGTCTGGCTGGCCGACGACGTGCCCGCGGGGGCGTGGACGGGCGCGGAGGTCCAGGTCCGCGCCCACGGAGAGCCGGTGCCGGCGCGGGTGCGCCGCACGGGGGACGAGCTCCGCGCCCACCTCGAGCGGCCGTTGCGCGGGATCGCGCCGGGCCAGTCCCTCGTCGTCTACGCCGGCACCCGGGTGCTCGGCCAGGCGACCCTCGCCCGCGCGGGTCGTCTCGGCGCCGCCAGCCGCGCCGGGTGA
- a CDS encoding mycoredoxin, which produces MTTPAAGTVTMYSTTWCGYCRRLKSQMDAEGVSYVEVDIEDDADSAAFVASVNDGNQTVPTVVFPDGSALTNPSLAEVSRRLGRLSA; this is translated from the coding sequence ATGACCACCCCCGCCGCCGGCACCGTGACGATGTACTCCACGACGTGGTGCGGCTACTGCCGCCGCCTGAAGTCGCAGATGGACGCCGAGGGCGTCAGCTACGTCGAGGTCGACATCGAGGACGACGCCGACTCCGCCGCCTTCGTCGCGTCGGTCAACGACGGCAACCAGACCGTTCCCACCGTGGTCTTCCCGGACGGCTCGGCCCTGACCAACCCCTCCCTCGCCGAGGTCTCGCGCCGCCTGGGTCGCCTCAGCGCCTGA
- a CDS encoding YlbL family protein yields the protein MIEQETAAAGGVGTRDGESLVPRRAVTLVVSGALVALLLLVMAMVPLPYVVQQPGPTVDTLAEHDGEPLITVEGAETYPTSGELRLTTVSYLGGPGFRPVSALRALGAWLDGTEVVLPREAVYPEGVSREQLEDQSSAQMTSSQTNATVAALTEVGYDVPMVMTVGEVAEGSGADGVIRPGDVITSVQPAGEARSDVADFADLVGVLDVTPPGTVVRVGVDRDGMAEVVEVTTTAPVTAPDVEAPQGSLLGVGLLPDVELPVDVSFDIDNIGGPSAGTMFALGIIDTLTPGEMTGGEVVAGTGTVDLAGGVGAIGGIRQKLVGARRDGAEWFLAPAGNCAEVVGHVPDGLRVVPVGTLAEARAAVEEIGTGGGDGLPSCTG from the coding sequence GTGATCGAGCAGGAGACCGCCGCAGCGGGCGGGGTCGGAACCCGCGACGGCGAGTCCCTCGTGCCCCGGCGCGCGGTGACCCTCGTCGTCTCCGGCGCCCTGGTCGCCCTGCTGCTCCTCGTCATGGCCATGGTGCCGCTGCCCTACGTCGTCCAGCAGCCCGGACCGACGGTCGACACCCTCGCCGAGCACGACGGCGAGCCGCTCATCACGGTCGAGGGCGCCGAGACCTACCCCACGAGCGGCGAGCTGCGCCTGACCACCGTCTCCTACCTCGGGGGCCCGGGTTTCCGCCCGGTGAGCGCGCTGCGAGCCCTGGGGGCATGGCTCGACGGGACCGAGGTGGTCCTTCCGCGCGAGGCGGTCTACCCCGAGGGCGTCTCGCGCGAGCAGCTCGAGGACCAGTCCTCGGCCCAGATGACGTCCTCGCAGACGAACGCCACCGTCGCGGCCCTGACCGAGGTGGGCTACGACGTCCCCATGGTCATGACCGTGGGGGAGGTCGCCGAGGGCTCGGGCGCCGACGGCGTCATCCGCCCCGGCGACGTCATCACCTCCGTCCAGCCCGCCGGCGAGGCGCGCTCCGACGTGGCCGACTTCGCCGACCTCGTCGGCGTCCTGGACGTCACCCCGCCCGGCACGGTGGTCCGGGTCGGCGTGGACCGGGACGGGATGGCGGAGGTCGTCGAGGTCACCACGACCGCGCCGGTGACCGCGCCCGACGTCGAGGCGCCGCAGGGCAGCCTCCTGGGTGTGGGCCTGCTGCCGGACGTCGAGCTGCCCGTGGACGTCTCGTTCGACATCGACAACATCGGCGGACCGAGCGCCGGAACCATGTTCGCCCTCGGGATCATCGACACCCTCACCCCGGGAGAGATGACCGGTGGGGAGGTCGTGGCCGGCACCGGCACCGTCGACCTCGCCGGCGGGGTCGGCGCCATCGGCGGCATCCGGCAGAAGCTCGTCGGTGCCCGCCGGGACGGTGCCGAGTGGTTCCTCGCCCCTGCGGGCAACTGCGCCGAGGTGGTCGGGCACGTGCCCGACGGCCTGCGCGTGGTGCCGGTGGGCACCCTCGCCGAGGCCCGGGCCGCCGTCGAGGAGATCGGGACGGGCGGCGGGGACGGCCTGCCCTCCTGTACGGGATAG
- a CDS encoding cysteine desulfurase family protein gives MGARHYLDHAATTAVRPEVAARYAEELAQLGNPSSLHSAGRDARRRLEEAREQLAAALGAHPGEVVFTSGGTEADNLAVKGAWWARRADRDALAVSAVEHHAVLEAAAWLAAHEHAQVDLLPVGPDGVLDLGAAEDVLARRAGRVALVSVMWANNETGVVQPVPGVVQLARRHGAAVHTDAVQAVGHVPVDFAAGGPDALTLSGHKLGAPVGTGALLARRELALAPVEHGGGQERGVRSGTIAVAGARALALAVELAVAEVADEGRRLRALRDRLATGVLATVPGARLTGPPPGSPDPRLPGTVHVTVDGADADALLLGLDLAGVAASSGSACRAGVQEASHVLLAMGRDEDTARSALRLSLGRTSTDADVDAVLAALPSVVDGARRAHEVRTRRRAAAARPARTAL, from the coding sequence TTGGGCGCCCGGCACTACCTCGACCACGCCGCCACCACCGCGGTGCGGCCCGAGGTCGCCGCGCGCTACGCCGAGGAGCTCGCCCAGCTGGGCAACCCCTCCTCCCTCCACAGCGCGGGTCGCGACGCGCGCCGGCGCCTGGAGGAGGCGCGCGAGCAGCTCGCCGCCGCGCTCGGCGCGCACCCGGGGGAGGTCGTCTTCACCTCCGGCGGGACGGAGGCGGACAACCTCGCCGTCAAGGGGGCCTGGTGGGCCCGCCGCGCGGACCGCGACGCCCTGGCGGTCTCCGCCGTCGAGCACCACGCCGTCCTCGAGGCCGCGGCCTGGCTCGCCGCGCACGAGCACGCGCAGGTGGACCTGCTGCCCGTGGGGCCGGACGGGGTCCTCGACCTCGGCGCCGCCGAGGACGTGCTCGCCCGGCGCGCCGGCCGTGTGGCGCTCGTCTCGGTGATGTGGGCGAACAACGAGACCGGCGTCGTCCAGCCCGTGCCGGGGGTCGTCCAGCTCGCCCGCCGGCACGGTGCGGCCGTGCACACCGACGCCGTCCAGGCGGTCGGCCACGTCCCCGTGGACTTCGCCGCCGGAGGTCCGGACGCCCTGACCCTCTCCGGGCACAAGCTCGGCGCGCCGGTCGGCACCGGCGCGCTCCTCGCCCGGCGCGAGCTCGCCCTCGCGCCGGTGGAGCACGGGGGCGGGCAGGAGCGCGGCGTGCGCTCGGGGACGATCGCCGTCGCGGGCGCCCGCGCGCTGGCTCTCGCGGTCGAGCTCGCCGTCGCCGAGGTCGCCGACGAGGGCCGGCGGCTGCGCGCGCTGCGGGACCGGCTGGCCACCGGGGTGCTGGCCACGGTCCCCGGCGCACGGCTGACCGGCCCCCCGCCGGGCAGTCCCGACCCGCGCCTGCCCGGGACCGTCCACGTCACCGTCGACGGCGCCGACGCCGACGCGCTGCTCCTCGGGCTGGACCTGGCCGGCGTCGCCGCGTCCTCCGGCTCCGCCTGCCGGGCGGGCGTGCAGGAGGCCTCCCACGTCCTGCTCGCCATGGGCCGTGACGAGGACACGGCCCGCTCGGCCCTGCGCCTCTCGCTCGGCCGGACCAGCACCGACGCCGACGTCGACGCCGTCCTCGCCGCGCTGCCCTCGGTCGTCGACGGCGCCCGGCGGGCCCACGAGGTGCGCACCCGGCGCCGCGCCGCCGCGGCCCGGCCGGCCCGGACGGCCCTGTGA
- a CDS encoding WhiB family transcriptional regulator, which translates to MQLTALLDQISQGSSTTWPAAPADLTFAGDPGWGVLSTPGRPGAVATPCQVADDTDLWFAERTADVERAKALCQACPVREACLAGAVERAEPWGVWGGEVFVDGVVVARKRGRGRPRKQDVVA; encoded by the coding sequence GTGCAGCTCACCGCCCTTCTCGACCAGATCAGCCAGGGATCATCCACCACCTGGCCGGCCGCTCCGGCGGACCTGACGTTCGCCGGCGACCCCGGCTGGGGCGTCCTGTCCACCCCGGGCCGGCCCGGGGCCGTCGCGACCCCCTGCCAGGTCGCGGACGACACCGACCTGTGGTTCGCCGAGCGCACCGCCGACGTCGAGCGCGCCAAGGCCCTGTGCCAGGCCTGCCCGGTGCGCGAGGCCTGCCTCGCCGGTGCCGTCGAACGTGCCGAGCCGTGGGGCGTGTGGGGCGGCGAGGTGTTCGTCGACGGCGTCGTCGTCGCCCGCAAGCGCGGCCGCGGTCGCCCGCGCAAGCAGGACGTCGTCGCCTGA
- a CDS encoding zinc-dependent metalloprotease → MSQHPDQPAGGEPASWEQLLRSMMGPEAAAEAMRAMRASGLDPDAMSKAAGLPTDRNQLMMLIGQMQQLLASGGGGPVNWDLAQSLARQSAFAGGDPAVTAAQAEQVRSALSVAELWLDAATELGPAGGRHEAWSRADWVERTLPAWKGLSEPVATSLSQALVDTIAAQAEHLPPEVRAMAEQVGAAQGMLRQLGGAVFGMQLGQAVGALAREAFGTSDTGLPLVEEPVVALVPANVAEFAEGLDVPADEVRLFLAVREVAHARLFTHVPWLRGHLLGIVASYAREITIDTGAMEEAVRGIDPTDPEQLREAFAGGVFALDRSPAQEAALVRLETALALVEGWVEEVTAQAVAPHLPAGVPMREMLRRRRASGGPAEQTFASLVGLELRPRRLREAASLWASLGAQRGVADRDALWSHPDLMPTPEELDDPGGFVSSRQAARDAEHDVDEALAALLDGTLAGGGDDRGGAERDEGTKGTATGDEPDDEPGGTGHGAGDEPGGTPRA, encoded by the coding sequence ATGAGCCAGCACCCCGACCAGCCGGCCGGCGGCGAGCCCGCGAGCTGGGAGCAGCTCCTGCGCTCGATGATGGGACCGGAGGCGGCCGCCGAGGCGATGCGCGCGATGCGCGCGTCCGGCCTGGACCCGGACGCCATGTCGAAGGCGGCCGGGCTCCCCACCGATCGCAACCAGCTGATGATGTTGATCGGGCAGATGCAGCAGCTGCTCGCCTCCGGCGGGGGCGGCCCCGTCAACTGGGACCTCGCCCAGTCCCTCGCCCGCCAGAGCGCCTTCGCCGGCGGCGACCCCGCCGTCACCGCCGCCCAGGCCGAGCAGGTGCGCTCGGCCCTGTCGGTGGCCGAGCTGTGGCTCGACGCGGCCACCGAGCTCGGCCCCGCGGGCGGCCGGCACGAGGCGTGGAGCCGGGCGGACTGGGTCGAGCGCACGCTGCCGGCGTGGAAGGGCCTCTCCGAGCCGGTGGCGACGTCGCTCTCCCAGGCCCTGGTGGACACCATCGCCGCTCAGGCGGAGCACCTGCCCCCCGAGGTCCGCGCCATGGCCGAGCAGGTGGGCGCGGCGCAGGGCATGCTCCGCCAGCTCGGCGGCGCCGTCTTCGGGATGCAGCTGGGCCAGGCCGTCGGCGCGCTGGCACGCGAGGCCTTCGGCACCTCCGACACCGGCCTGCCGCTGGTGGAGGAGCCGGTGGTCGCCCTGGTCCCGGCCAACGTCGCGGAGTTCGCCGAGGGCCTGGACGTCCCGGCCGATGAGGTGCGCCTCTTCCTCGCGGTCCGTGAGGTCGCCCACGCCCGGCTCTTCACCCACGTGCCGTGGCTGCGCGGGCACCTGCTGGGCATCGTCGCCTCCTACGCCCGTGAGATCACCATCGACACCGGCGCGATGGAGGAGGCGGTGCGCGGCATCGACCCGACGGACCCCGAGCAGCTCCGCGAGGCCTTCGCCGGTGGTGTCTTCGCCCTCGACCGGTCCCCCGCTCAGGAGGCGGCCCTGGTCCGTCTGGAGACGGCGCTCGCCCTCGTCGAGGGATGGGTCGAGGAGGTGACGGCCCAGGCGGTCGCGCCGCACCTGCCCGCCGGGGTGCCGATGCGCGAGATGCTGCGCCGGCGCCGGGCGAGCGGCGGACCGGCCGAGCAGACCTTCGCCAGCCTCGTCGGGCTGGAGCTGCGGCCCCGGCGGCTGCGCGAGGCCGCCTCGCTGTGGGCGAGCCTGGGCGCGCAGCGGGGCGTGGCCGACCGCGACGCGCTCTGGTCGCACCCCGACCTCATGCCCACGCCGGAGGAGCTCGACGACCCGGGCGGGTTCGTCAGCTCGCGCCAGGCCGCGCGCGACGCCGAGCACGACGTCGACGAGGCACTAGCCGCCCTCCTCGACGGCACGCTCGCCGGCGGCGGCGACGACCGCGGAGGTGCCGAACGGGACGAGGGCACGAAGGGGACCGCGACCGGCGACGAGCCCGACGACGAGCCGGGCGGGACGGGTCACGGGGCCGGCGACGAGCCGGGCGGGACGCCCCGCGCCTGA
- a CDS encoding ATP-dependent DNA helicase UvrD2, translating to MSTDDLLAALDDDQRAVADHLTGPLCVLAGAGTGKTRAITYRIANGVRTGTYDPRTVLAVTFTARAAGEMRSRLRDLGVGGVQARTFHAAALRQLSYFWPTAVGGQLPRIAEHKASLVAEAAGRLGLGADRVAVRDLAGEVEWAKVSLVTADDYVARAARAGREAVAGHDHATVARLLSVYEDVKGERGVIDFEDVLLLLVGVLLERDDVAAEVRRQYRHFVVDEYQDVSPLQQRLLDLWLGGRRELCVVGDVSQTIYSFTGATPSYLTEFPRRYEGAAVVRLVRDYRSTPQVVDLANKVLARAGRHRNAAAVELVAQRPSSVPVRFETYDDDLAEARGVAERITALEREGVALSEIAVLYRTNGQSEALEQALADAGIGYLVRGGERFFSRREVREAIVLLRGAVRASAEQPMPAAVRDVLSSVGWAQDPPAARGAARERWESLSSLVGLADDLHAARGADMAGLVAELDDRMAAQHAPTVAGVTLASFHAAKGLEWDAVFLVGVSEGLLPISLAEGDDAVAEERRLLYVGVTRAREHLQISFARARTVGGRASRKRSRFLDGIWPEGTGAGGAGLSRRGAARARTESFLSDNPADAELFERLRGWRGDVARAISKPAYTVLHDTTLQAIATAKPKDLRQLGVLRGIGATKLEAYGPQVLAVVRGEDVDVEAWLAR from the coding sequence ATGAGCACCGACGACCTCCTGGCAGCCCTCGACGACGACCAGCGCGCCGTCGCGGACCACCTCACCGGCCCGCTGTGCGTCCTCGCCGGCGCCGGCACGGGCAAGACCCGGGCGATCACCTACCGCATCGCCAACGGGGTCCGCACGGGCACCTACGACCCCCGCACGGTCCTCGCCGTGACGTTCACCGCGCGGGCGGCGGGGGAGATGCGCTCGCGGCTGCGCGACCTCGGGGTCGGCGGCGTCCAGGCGCGGACCTTCCACGCCGCGGCGCTGCGCCAGCTGTCCTACTTCTGGCCGACGGCGGTCGGCGGCCAGCTCCCGCGCATCGCCGAGCACAAGGCCTCCCTCGTCGCCGAGGCCGCGGGGCGTCTCGGGCTCGGGGCCGACCGGGTGGCGGTGCGCGACCTCGCCGGTGAGGTCGAGTGGGCGAAGGTCTCCCTCGTCACCGCCGATGACTACGTGGCGCGCGCGGCGCGGGCGGGCCGGGAGGCCGTGGCGGGGCACGACCACGCGACCGTCGCCCGGCTGCTCTCGGTGTACGAGGACGTCAAGGGCGAGCGCGGGGTCATCGACTTCGAGGACGTGCTCCTGCTCCTCGTGGGGGTCCTCCTCGAGCGCGACGACGTCGCGGCCGAGGTCCGCCGGCAGTACCGCCACTTCGTCGTGGACGAGTACCAGGACGTCTCCCCGCTCCAGCAGCGCCTGCTGGACCTGTGGCTCGGGGGCCGGCGCGAGCTCTGCGTCGTCGGTGACGTCTCGCAGACCATCTACTCCTTCACCGGGGCGACCCCGTCCTACCTCACCGAGTTCCCGCGCCGGTACGAGGGCGCCGCCGTGGTGCGCCTCGTGCGCGACTACCGCTCGACGCCCCAGGTGGTGGACCTGGCCAACAAGGTCCTGGCCCGCGCGGGGCGGCACCGCAACGCCGCCGCCGTCGAGCTCGTCGCCCAGCGCCCGTCCTCGGTGCCGGTGCGGTTCGAGACCTACGACGACGACCTGGCCGAGGCCCGCGGGGTGGCCGAGCGCATCACCGCCCTCGAGCGCGAGGGGGTGGCCCTGTCCGAGATCGCGGTGCTCTACCGCACCAACGGCCAGTCCGAGGCGCTCGAGCAGGCTCTCGCCGACGCCGGGATCGGCTACCTCGTCCGCGGCGGCGAGCGGTTCTTCTCCCGTCGCGAGGTCCGCGAGGCGATCGTCCTGCTGCGCGGCGCGGTCCGGGCGAGCGCCGAGCAGCCGATGCCCGCGGCGGTGCGTGACGTGCTCTCCTCGGTCGGCTGGGCGCAGGACCCGCCGGCTGCGCGGGGCGCGGCGCGGGAGCGCTGGGAGTCGCTGAGCTCCCTCGTCGGCCTCGCCGACGACCTCCACGCCGCCCGGGGCGCCGACATGGCCGGGCTGGTCGCCGAGCTCGACGACCGGATGGCGGCGCAGCACGCACCGACCGTCGCGGGCGTCACGCTGGCGTCGTTCCACGCCGCCAAGGGCCTGGAGTGGGACGCGGTGTTCCTCGTCGGGGTCAGCGAGGGGCTGCTGCCCATTTCGCTCGCCGAGGGCGACGACGCCGTCGCCGAGGAGCGCCGCCTGCTGTACGTGGGGGTCACGCGCGCCCGGGAGCACCTGCAGATCTCCTTCGCCCGGGCGCGCACCGTGGGCGGGCGCGCCTCGCGCAAGCGCTCGCGCTTCCTCGACGGCATCTGGCCCGAGGGCACCGGCGCGGGAGGGGCCGGGCTCTCGCGGCGCGGCGCCGCCCGGGCCCGCACCGAGTCCTTCCTCTCGGACAACCCCGCCGATGCCGAGCTCTTCGAGCGGCTGCGCGGCTGGCGCGGCGACGTCGCCCGGGCGATCAGCAAACCGGCGTACACGGTCCTGCACGACACGACCCTCCAGGCGATCGCGACGGCCAAGCCCAAGGACCTGCGCCAGCTCGGCGTCCTGCGGGGGATCGGGGCGACCAAGCTCGAGGCGTACGGCCCCCAGGTGCTCGCCGTGGTGCGCGGTGAGGACGTCGACGTCGAGGCCTGGCTGGCGCGCTGA
- a CDS encoding electron transfer flavoprotein subunit alpha/FixB family protein produces MTTLTGTVLVVVDHAGGALTGPSAEVLTLARGLTTGDVDAVALAEPDTTALARLGVATVHVPDLGPLAPEIAPVAAEAVLAVVAAVRPEAVLLVSSFAGKEVAARLAVALGSGAVVDATAVSVDGGGRLLASRSVLQGTWETSCAVRRGLPVVAVKPTAVEAADAPVPGPATVSAVPVTFSAVARAVRVVSRTAHPGGSRAPLGEAKVVVVGGRGVEGDFSLVEQLADEIGGAVGATRVATDEGWIDHSAQVGQTGVTISPRLYVGLGVSGAIHHTAGMQTAETIVVVNNDPEAPIFEIADLGVVGDLTEVVPQAVAELRRLRQG; encoded by the coding sequence ATGACCACGCTCACCGGAACCGTCCTCGTCGTCGTCGACCACGCGGGCGGCGCGCTGACCGGGCCGTCGGCGGAGGTGCTCACCCTCGCTCGGGGCCTGACCACCGGCGACGTCGACGCCGTCGCCCTCGCCGAGCCCGACACCACCGCCCTCGCCCGCCTGGGCGTGGCCACCGTGCACGTGCCCGACCTGGGCCCCCTCGCCCCCGAGATCGCCCCGGTGGCCGCCGAGGCCGTCCTCGCCGTCGTCGCCGCGGTGCGCCCCGAGGCGGTGCTCCTCGTCTCCAGCTTCGCCGGGAAGGAGGTCGCCGCGCGCCTGGCGGTCGCGCTCGGCTCCGGTGCCGTCGTCGACGCCACCGCCGTCTCGGTGGACGGCGGCGGTCGCCTCCTCGCCTCCCGCTCGGTGCTCCAGGGCACCTGGGAGACCAGCTGCGCGGTGCGTCGCGGGCTGCCCGTGGTGGCCGTCAAGCCGACCGCGGTCGAGGCCGCCGACGCCCCGGTCCCCGGGCCGGCCACCGTCTCCGCCGTCCCGGTGACCTTCTCCGCGGTCGCGCGCGCCGTCCGGGTCGTCTCGCGCACCGCCCACCCCGGCGGGAGCCGGGCGCCGCTGGGGGAGGCGAAGGTCGTCGTCGTCGGTGGCCGCGGCGTCGAGGGCGACTTCTCCCTCGTCGAGCAGCTCGCCGACGAGATCGGCGGCGCCGTCGGCGCCACCCGGGTGGCCACCGACGAGGGCTGGATCGACCACTCCGCCCAGGTCGGCCAGACGGGGGTGACGATCTCCCCGCGCCTGTACGTCGGGCTCGGGGTCTCCGGTGCCATCCACCACACCGCGGGCATGCAGACCGCGGAGACGATCGTCGTGGTCAACAACGACCCGGAGGCGCCGATCTTCGAGATCGCCGACCTCGGCGTGGTCGGCGACCTCACCGAGGTCGTGCCCCAGGCCGTCGCCGAGCTGCGCCGCCTGCGCCAGGGCTGA
- a CDS encoding thiamine biosynthesis protein ThiF → MRLRPGLTVLWRRPGESQVGTDPRCAVVLEGLTEGEQWLVEALRRSPTAADLLRLGRTRGVPPERVRELTALLERSGVLDPSDAPGHGPVPPEEAYWSRLRADGDGGAVMAARAAARVALRGVDRLGMALAVTLAAAGVGTLLLDDDAPVTTADLGVFHPRDVGRRRGRCATEHLRSAFPALRTSAPAGTRPDVLVAVSYGVPDPVRLRPLLREDVVHLPVVVGDVDVVVGPLVVPGRGPCTRCLDLHRTDADDAWPALATQLRVAPAPGTEVTVAALGSALAAHQVLAAIDGREVGVNAASLEVSALDPVPVVRRWTVHPRCGCDRVGEDARTPVAAGALGPG, encoded by the coding sequence GTGCGACTGCGACCCGGACTGACGGTCCTGTGGCGCCGCCCCGGTGAGAGCCAGGTCGGCACCGACCCGCGCTGCGCCGTCGTCCTGGAGGGGCTGACCGAGGGCGAGCAGTGGCTCGTGGAGGCGCTGCGGCGCAGCCCGACCGCGGCGGACCTGCTGCGGCTGGGCCGCACGCGCGGCGTGCCGCCCGAGCGCGTGCGGGAGCTCACGGCCCTCCTCGAGCGCTCCGGCGTCCTCGACCCCTCCGACGCGCCCGGGCACGGCCCGGTCCCGCCCGAGGAGGCCTACTGGTCGCGGCTGCGGGCCGACGGCGACGGTGGCGCCGTCATGGCGGCGCGGGCGGCCGCCCGGGTGGCCCTGCGCGGGGTCGACCGGCTGGGGATGGCGCTGGCGGTCACGCTGGCCGCCGCAGGCGTCGGCACGCTGCTCCTCGACGACGACGCCCCCGTGACGACGGCGGACCTGGGCGTCTTCCACCCGCGGGACGTGGGCCGTCGCCGGGGGCGTTGCGCGACCGAGCACCTGCGGTCGGCGTTCCCCGCGCTGCGGACCTCCGCCCCGGCGGGCACGCGCCCCGACGTCCTGGTGGCGGTGTCCTACGGCGTGCCCGACCCGGTCCGGCTGCGCCCGTTGCTGCGCGAGGACGTCGTCCACCTCCCGGTGGTGGTCGGTGACGTCGACGTCGTGGTGGGACCCCTGGTGGTGCCCGGTCGGGGGCCGTGCACCCGCTGCCTCGACCTGCACCGCACCGACGCCGACGACGCGTGGCCGGCGCTCGCCACCCAGCTGCGGGTCGCGCCTGCGCCGGGCACGGAGGTCACCGTCGCGGCGCTGGGCTCGGCGCTGGCGGCCCACCAGGTCCTGGCCGCGATCGACGGCCGGGAGGTCGGCGTGAACGCTGCCAGCCTGGAGGTCAGCGCGTTGGACCCGGTGCCCGTGGTGCGCCGCTGGACCGTGCACCCGCGGTGCGGGTGCGACCGGGTCGGGGAGGACGCGCGGACGCCGGTGGCGGCCGGGGCGCTCGGCCCCGGCTGA